The window AACCAACCCGCTGAAAATATATATGGATATTTCCCAACACCAAAAAAGGATCGCAACAGCCGCTGCACTCGCAGTCATCCCTGCCCTCGCACTGATTTTTCAGGGCTGGGTGCTGTTTACGGTCCTCGCCTTGTTCTGCTGTTTCACCCTCTGGGAATTCTACGACCTCTTCCGCTCTCATCAGGGAATCAAGACGGTCAAAAGCCTTGGCACCGCATTCACCTTCCTCTTGCTTGGAGCATTTACCACCGGTGACCTGTTCTATCCGGCAGTAGTGTTGTTCTTCGCCTTCTGGACCGCAGCGTTCATTTTCCTGTACCGATATAGTACAGATCTGACCGCTTCCTTTGTCCAGGCTATGATCTTTCTGACAGGCCTCATTTACATCCCTATCAATTTCCATTTCTTTCTGAATTTCAATCGGTGGGAATGTGTGTTGGTTATCGGCGCAGCCGCTGTTTCCGACACAGCAGCTTTCTACGCTGGCACCATGTGGGGCAACAAGAAAATCTGGCCCAAAGTCAGTCCGAAAAAATCATGGGCAGGCAGCATTGGCGGGCTTACGGCCTGCACAGTACTGACTACAGTCTACGGCCTCACTTTTGGTCACGCCGCACTGTGGCAATGGGTGC of the Pseudodesulfovibrio sp. zrk46 genome contains:
- a CDS encoding phosphatidate cytidylyltransferase, with translation MDISQHQKRIATAAALAVIPALALIFQGWVLFTVLALFCCFTLWEFYDLFRSHQGIKTVKSLGTAFTFLLLGAFTTGDLFYPAVVLFFAFWTAAFIFLYRYSTDLTASFVQAMIFLTGLIYIPINFHFFLNFNRWECVLVIGAAAVSDTAAFYAGTMWGNKKIWPKVSPKKSWAGSIGGLTACTVLTTVYGLTFGHAALWQWVLLGAALNVAAQMGDFFESALKRSLDVKDSSHILPGHGGFLDRVDSMLLVVPLYGLLSTLHPFFK